From Chloroflexota bacterium, the proteins below share one genomic window:
- a CDS encoding adenylyl-sulfate reductase subunit alpha, whose protein sequence is MTEKLPSSVDQVQEVVLDTDLLIIGAGNSGCFAAIEAKKQNPQLRVTLMEKAHIDRSGCLAGGMDAINTYIKKGRTVEQFVRWSRSQAGGIIREDLMTTLAEVLNQPTEEWEKWGLPIDKEEDGDEYHTRGKWDITIKGSEMKVILAEKVREYGCEILNRVVATNFLTDGARVIGAMGFSVRENKFYVVKAKATIVSTGGAAGIYKPYQADSIDSHHQLWYCPFNVGTGYAMGIRAGAEMTTFEMRWCATRTKDFNGPIDTISVGYETPMINAQGEKVLQERYAHLGGESAPRFIRANVPMEEWLAGRGPCYVDTRGMTPEQIKDMKVDYLNERPAFVLFLASRAQDVSQEPIEIYGNDPYIVGGHTASGYWVDVKRSTTMQGLFASGDVAGGAPNKFVGGCAAEGMLAARGAVEYIAKQSAPHVDAQQIAYEKARVFAPAVRQVEDDGVSPREMEERMQRLMDEYAGGIHQFFRMNRQGLEYALKNIRILQDQTKYLVVHNLHELMEAHEVVDRLDVAQVLLHHLLFREETRWPGWQTRTDFPEKNDAKFDCFVNSKRDPATGAVHVFTRPYEQMVPGDRYKP, encoded by the coding sequence ATGACTGAAAAACTGCCAAGCAGTGTAGACCAAGTTCAAGAAGTTGTCCTCGATACCGATTTGCTCATCATCGGCGCGGGCAATTCGGGATGCTTTGCCGCGATTGAAGCGAAAAAGCAAAATCCGCAACTGCGCGTGACCTTGATGGAAAAAGCGCACATTGATCGCAGTGGTTGTCTCGCCGGCGGAATGGACGCGATCAACACCTACATCAAGAAAGGGCGCACCGTCGAACAATTCGTGCGTTGGAGTCGCAGTCAAGCCGGTGGCATCATTCGCGAAGACTTGATGACGACGCTCGCTGAGGTGTTGAATCAACCGACCGAAGAATGGGAAAAGTGGGGCTTGCCGATTGACAAAGAGGAAGACGGCGACGAGTACCACACGCGCGGCAAGTGGGACATTACGATCAAAGGGTCGGAGATGAAAGTGATCCTCGCGGAAAAGGTGCGCGAGTACGGTTGCGAAATTCTCAACCGCGTCGTCGCGACCAACTTTCTCACCGACGGCGCGCGCGTGATCGGCGCGATGGGCTTTAGCGTGCGCGAGAACAAATTCTACGTCGTCAAAGCGAAAGCGACGATTGTCTCGACCGGCGGCGCGGCGGGCATCTACAAACCGTACCAAGCCGACAGCATCGACAGTCATCACCAACTGTGGTACTGCCCGTTCAACGTCGGCACGGGGTACGCGATGGGCATTCGCGCCGGCGCGGAGATGACGACGTTCGAGATGCGCTGGTGCGCGACGCGCACGAAAGATTTCAACGGACCGATTGACACGATTTCGGTCGGGTACGAAACGCCGATGATCAACGCGCAAGGCGAAAAGGTTTTGCAAGAACGCTACGCGCATCTCGGCGGTGAATCCGCGCCGCGTTTCATCCGCGCGAATGTGCCGATGGAAGAATGGCTCGCCGGGCGCGGTCCGTGTTACGTGGACACACGCGGCATGACGCCGGAACAGATCAAAGATATGAAGGTGGACTATCTCAACGAGCGCCCGGCGTTCGTCTTGTTCCTCGCGAGTCGCGCGCAAGATGTGAGCCAAGAGCCGATCGAAATTTACGGCAACGATCCGTACATCGTCGGCGGGCATACGGCGAGCGGGTACTGGGTGGATGTCAAACGCAGTACGACGATGCAGGGTCTCTTTGCGTCCGGCGATGTCGCCGGCGGCGCGCCGAACAAGTTCGTCGGCGGCTGCGCGGCGGAAGGAATGCTCGCGGCGCGCGGCGCGGTCGAGTACATCGCCAAGCAAAGCGCACCACACGTGGACGCGCAACAAATCGCGTATGAAAAGGCGCGCGTGTTCGCGCCCGCCGTGCGCCAGGTCGAGGACGATGGCGTTTCACCGCGCGAGATGGAAGAACGGATGCAACGATTGATGGATGAGTACGCCGGCGGCATCCATCAATTCTTCCGCATGAATCGCCAGGGGTTGGAGTACGCGCTCAAGAATATCCGCATCCTCCAAGACCAGACGAAATATCTCGTCGTCCACAATCTGCACGAGTTGATGGAGGCGCACGAGGTTGTGGATCGCCTCGACGTTGCCCAGGTTCTCTTGCATCACTTGTTGTTTCGCGAAGAGACGCGCTGGCCCGGTTGGCAAACGCGCACCGATTTTCCGGAAAAGAACGACGCGAAATTCGATTGCTTTGTGAACTCGAAACGCGACCCGGCAACCGGCGCGGTGCATGTGTTCACGCGACCGTACGAGCAGATGGTGCCGGGGGATCGGTATAAACCGTAG
- a CDS encoding anion permease, whose amino-acid sequence MATQTVVQALAQADAEEQVALKKQITALAIAFGVLFVLHFAPAWTGMTLVGLKPQGQTVLAVFLWFIICMITDALPKAVVGLVGPALIVILGGFKIPDAFKAFTSDSFFLAIGAFIIAAIMMGTPLGKRIALNITTALKSARVTRILLGLSLSDLAIGGVLPTVSETALFLPIAKGVSGLMRGREHLAESKRINTAILLMITGLVPLFTGPLILTSHFPNLQLVAHFQQTQKLAITWMDWFIYNIPLWGLLPVLFVYVVWFFKLNKLEIPGAEVELPKLRQELGRITRPEIWAIGCILLGLAMWVTEGSLHTITAGIVSLIVVLLLFLPFGKLDFKEINKHIMWDVWVLLGGAISLSGALETSGVGQWLAGFIVNPLKGAVGLNAVVVLAIMVFGFHIARAGIVSAVATGAIFIPLTVGVAQQLGMNLLPFTLITTNCLSYAFFLPISITAFMIAWGASGESGWKVMKFGIPLSIIANIYVIIAQTAWMAMLGFPLTK is encoded by the coding sequence ATGGCGACTCAAACTGTAGTTCAGGCGCTCGCGCAGGCAGATGCGGAGGAGCAGGTCGCGCTCAAAAAGCAAATCACCGCGCTGGCAATTGCCTTCGGCGTCTTGTTTGTTTTGCATTTCGCGCCCGCCTGGACCGGCATGACTCTCGTCGGTTTGAAACCGCAAGGGCAAACGGTGCTGGCGGTTTTCCTGTGGTTCATCATTTGTATGATCACAGACGCGCTGCCGAAAGCCGTCGTCGGCTTGGTCGGTCCGGCATTGATCGTAATCCTGGGAGGATTCAAAATTCCCGACGCGTTCAAAGCATTCACGAGCGACAGTTTCTTTTTGGCGATTGGCGCGTTTATCATCGCCGCGATTATGATGGGCACGCCTCTGGGCAAACGAATCGCATTGAACATCACGACCGCGCTCAAGTCGGCGCGCGTGACGCGAATTCTGTTGGGGCTGTCCTTGTCCGATTTGGCGATTGGCGGCGTGCTGCCGACCGTAAGCGAGACCGCGCTCTTTCTCCCGATCGCGAAAGGCGTGTCCGGGCTGATGCGCGGCAGAGAACATCTCGCGGAGAGCAAACGCATCAACACCGCGATCTTGTTGATGATTACCGGTTTGGTGCCGCTCTTTACCGGCCCCCTGATTCTCACCAGTCATTTCCCGAATCTGCAACTCGTTGCGCATTTTCAGCAAACGCAAAAACTCGCGATCACGTGGATGGACTGGTTCATCTACAACATTCCGCTCTGGGGTCTGCTCCCGGTGCTGTTCGTCTACGTCGTCTGGTTTTTCAAACTGAACAAATTGGAAATTCCCGGCGCGGAAGTTGAATTGCCAAAATTGCGTCAAGAACTGGGTCGCATCACGCGCCCGGAGATTTGGGCGATTGGGTGCATCCTGCTCGGCTTGGCGATGTGGGTGACGGAAGGTTCGCTCCACACGATCACCGCCGGCATCGTCTCTTTGATCGTCGTGCTGTTATTGTTCTTGCCGTTCGGCAAACTCGACTTTAAAGAAATCAACAAGCACATCATGTGGGACGTGTGGGTTTTGCTCGGCGGCGCGATTTCACTCAGCGGCGCGTTGGAAACGAGCGGCGTCGGTCAATGGCTCGCCGGCTTTATCGTGAATCCGCTCAAGGGCGCGGTGGGTTTGAATGCCGTCGTCGTCCTGGCGATCATGGTGTTCGGTTTCCACATCGCGCGCGCGGGCATCGTCAGCGCGGTTGCGACCGGCGCGATCTTTATCCCGTTGACCGTCGGCGTGGCGCAACAACTGGGCATGAACTTGCTGCCCTTTACGCTCATCACGACCAACTGCTTGAGTTACGCATTCTTCCTGCCGATCTCGATCACCGCGTTCATGATCGCGTGGGGCGCGTCCGGCGAATCGGGTTGGAAGGTAATGAAGTTCGGCATTCCGCTTTCGATCATCGCCAACATCTACGTCATCATCGCGCAAACCGCGTGGATGGCGATGCTGGGATTTCCGTTGACCAAGTGA
- a CDS encoding Crp/Fnr family transcriptional regulator encodes MSNDQNAIPIKLTTNPSEAQAHWHLVEQDVFEGLALEKASFIALATQRVVEPHAFIFFQGDAADAAYYLARGEVRICRINPFGKESGIFTRREGELFGLAEVVGEGHNKRECNAQAQIECCYYEISKDNLDALLARSPLLAKRVMQSLGQRIRFLCEQIENLMVCDVTTRLLKLLVYLSYSKLVDPASWSAPVQVPVRLTQEQIAAMIGSCQQTVSETLAQLEKDGIIHVSRKGITVLKPAEMLNRV; translated from the coding sequence ATGTCAAACGATCAGAATGCGATCCCAATTAAATTAACGACCAACCCGAGTGAAGCGCAAGCGCATTGGCATCTCGTCGAACAAGATGTCTTTGAAGGACTGGCTTTAGAAAAAGCGAGTTTTATTGCGCTCGCCACCCAGCGCGTAGTCGAACCCCATGCGTTCATCTTCTTCCAGGGCGATGCGGCGGACGCGGCGTACTATCTCGCGCGCGGCGAAGTACGCATTTGTCGCATCAATCCGTTCGGCAAAGAATCCGGAATTTTTACGCGTCGCGAGGGTGAGCTGTTTGGTTTAGCAGAAGTCGTCGGCGAAGGGCACAACAAGCGCGAGTGCAACGCGCAGGCGCAAATCGAGTGCTGTTATTACGAGATCAGCAAAGATAATTTGGATGCTTTGTTGGCGCGTTCGCCGCTCCTCGCCAAACGCGTGATGCAATCGCTGGGACAGCGCATTCGCTTTCTCTGCGAGCAAATCGAAAACTTGATGGTGTGTGATGTCACGACGCGTCTGCTCAAACTCCTCGTCTATCTCAGTTATTCCAAACTCGTGGATCCCGCGTCCTGGAGCGCGCCGGTCCAAGTGCCGGTGCGCCTCACACAAGAACAAATCGCCGCGATGATCGGTTCGTGCCAACAGACCGTCAGCGAAACATTGGCGCAACTGGAAAAAGATGGGATCATCCACGTTTCCCGTAAAGGGATCACTGTTCTCAAACCCGCCGAAATGCTCAACCGCGTGTAA
- a CDS encoding L-rhamnose mutarotase has translation MRRVGFLLQVRRDKLAEYKAHHQQVWTEMLDALRRTGWHNYSLFMRDDGLLFGYFETPESFQAALAGMAKEEINAKWQVFMAPYFENLGGAHADESMIELEEVFHLD, from the coding sequence ATGCGTCGCGTTGGATTTTTGCTTCAAGTTCGCCGGGACAAGCTCGCAGAGTACAAGGCGCATCACCAACAAGTCTGGACTGAGATGCTCGACGCGCTGCGCCGAACCGGCTGGCACAACTATTCGCTCTTTATGCGTGACGATGGCTTGTTGTTCGGGTACTTTGAAACACCCGAAAGTTTTCAAGCCGCGCTCGCCGGCATGGCGAAAGAAGAGATCAACGCCAAGTGGCAAGTGTTTATGGCGCCCTATTTCGAGAACCTGGGCGGCGCGCACGCGGACGAAAGCATGATCGAGTTGGAAGAGGTCTTTCACCTCGATTGA
- the xylB gene encoding xylulokinase, with protein MSSYLLGIDVSTTATKALLIDERGAVVVVAATEYPFETPHPLWSEQDAALFWNGTVQSIRGVLEKSRVNPGDIAAIGLTGQMHGATLLDAHGEPLRPCILWNDQRTQKQCDDITARVGAARVLQLTGNPVLTGFTAPKILWVRENEPDVYRRVAHVLLPKDYARYKLTGEFFSDVSDSSGTSLFDVGKRAWSDEMLRALDLPRAWMPEVTESPVVSAKISADAAHATGLLAGTPVVGGGGDQAAGAVGTGIVREGIVSATLGTSGVVFASSDAYRVEPQGRLHAFCHAVPGKWHLMGVMLSAAGSFRWYRDALGAHEKEIAARTNEDVYDVLTRDAATAPAGCEGLLFLPYLTGERTPHPDPNARGAFIGLTVRHTKAHLTRAVLEGVSYGLRDSLELMRALGVTPTQVRASGGGARSALWRQILADVFEAEIVTVNITEGAAFGAALLAGVGAGMYRDVESACDAVIQTNSADKPGAARSVYAEYYPRYRALYPALKNEFDAIARAAAKARG; from the coding sequence ATGTCCAGTTATCTTCTAGGCATTGATGTTTCGACGACGGCGACGAAAGCGTTGTTGATTGACGAACGCGGCGCGGTCGTCGTCGTTGCCGCGACCGAGTATCCTTTCGAGACGCCGCACCCGTTGTGGAGCGAGCAGGACGCCGCGCTATTTTGGAACGGCACCGTGCAAAGCATTCGCGGGGTGCTCGAAAAATCGCGCGTCAATCCCGGCGACATTGCCGCGATTGGGTTGACCGGGCAAATGCACGGCGCGACCTTGCTCGACGCGCACGGCGAACCGTTGCGCCCGTGCATCTTGTGGAACGATCAGCGCACGCAAAAACAATGCGACGACATCACCGCACGCGTGGGCGCGGCGCGCGTATTGCAACTCACCGGCAATCCCGTACTCACCGGTTTTACCGCGCCAAAAATTTTGTGGGTGCGCGAAAACGAACCGGACGTGTATCGCCGCGTCGCGCACGTTCTGTTGCCGAAGGATTACGCGCGCTACAAATTGACCGGCGAATTTTTCAGCGACGTGTCCGATTCGTCCGGCACCTCGCTGTTCGACGTGGGCAAGCGCGCGTGGTCGGATGAGATGTTGCGCGCGCTCGACCTGCCGCGCGCATGGATGCCGGAGGTGACCGAGTCGCCGGTCGTCAGCGCGAAAATTTCCGCCGACGCCGCGCACGCGACCGGGTTGCTCGCCGGCACGCCGGTCGTGGGCGGCGGCGGCGATCAAGCCGCGGGCGCGGTCGGGACCGGCATCGTGCGCGAGGGCATCGTCTCGGCGACACTCGGCACATCGGGGGTCGTGTTCGCATCGAGCGATGCGTATCGCGTCGAGCCGCAAGGACGCTTACACGCGTTCTGTCACGCGGTTCCGGGCAAGTGGCACTTGATGGGCGTGATGCTTTCGGCGGCGGGAAGTTTTCGTTGGTATCGCGACGCGCTCGGCGCGCACGAAAAAGAAATCGCGGCGCGAACGAATGAGGATGTGTACGATGTGCTGACGCGCGACGCGGCGACTGCGCCCGCCGGTTGCGAGGGCTTGCTCTTTTTGCCGTACCTCACCGGCGAACGCACACCGCATCCCGATCCGAATGCCCGCGGCGCGTTCATCGGCTTGACGGTGCGGCACACCAAAGCGCATCTCACGCGCGCGGTGCTCGAAGGCGTCAGTTACGGCTTGCGCGATTCGTTGGAGTTGATGCGCGCGCTCGGCGTCACGCCGACCCAGGTTCGCGCGTCGGGCGGCGGCGCGCGCAGCGCGTTGTGGCGACAGATTCTCGCCGATGTGTTCGAAGCGGAAATCGTCACAGTGAACATAACCGAAGGCGCGGCATTCGGCGCGGCATTGCTCGCGGGCGTGGGCGCGGGCATGTATCGCGATGTCGAATCCGCGTGCGATGCGGTCATCCAAACGAACAGCGCGGATAAACCCGGCGCGGCAAGGTCTGTGTACGCCGAGTACTATCCGCGCTATCGCGCGTTGTATCCCGCGCTCAAGAACGAGTTCGACGCGATCGCGCGCGCGGCGGCAAAGGCGCGCGGATAG
- a CDS encoding glycoside hydrolase family 3 C-terminal domain-containing protein, with protein sequence MTLAEKIAQLGSCWVYELQNEQQGLAETKASSLIAQGIGQITRVGGGSTLAPRAIAEMSNAIQAYLVNHTRLGIPAIVHEECCSGYMALGATCFPQIIGLASTWMPELAEQMTAIIRTQMRAVGAHQGLAPVLDIARDPRWGRVEETFGEDPVLASQMGIAYVRGLQGANLREGVMATGKHFLGHGISEAGMNCTPVHIGPRELRDVILMPFQAVVQQAHLASMMNAYSELDGVVVAASRAIMTDLLRGEIGFDGLVVSDYRAISMLYNYHRVATDAAHAAHLALNAGIDVELPTIDCYASPLLQAVQAGVIPESLVDISVERILRKKFELGLFENPYVDIDRVLSVYDTPAQRQLARQIAEQSIVLLKNDGNVLPLSKTLKSIAVIGPNANEARHLFADYSHPAHIETLLEKQPELATLLKCDPHSNGIVPGSVQTQTILDAIRARVSPDTRVLFAPGCAINNADHSGFAEAIQVAQSADVVVLVVGDKSGLALGCTCGESRDSADLLLPGVQQELVEKIAAVGKPTVVVLVNGRPLAISWIAENIPAIVEAWLPGEEGGAAIAEVLFGEVNPGGKLTMTWLRSVGQVPLFYNHKPSGGRSNWQTDYVSLSVTPLFPFGHGLSYTQFEYSNLQIDSTDARATISAQIKNIGARAGDEVAQLYIRDEVASVPRPVKELKGFKRVHLAPGESRTVVFELPLDLLAFYDEAMQLVVEPGTIQVMLGSSSQDTRLNGSFEILGSKRIVPQRVFAGATQVR encoded by the coding sequence ATGACGCTCGCGGAAAAGATTGCGCAACTCGGCTCGTGCTGGGTGTACGAATTGCAAAACGAACAACAGGGTTTGGCGGAAACCAAAGCATCGTCGCTGATCGCGCAAGGCATCGGGCAAATCACGCGCGTCGGCGGCGGCAGCACGCTCGCGCCGCGCGCCATCGCCGAAATGTCGAACGCGATTCAAGCGTACCTCGTCAATCACACACGACTCGGCATTCCCGCCATCGTCCACGAAGAATGTTGTAGCGGCTACATGGCGCTCGGCGCGACGTGCTTTCCGCAAATCATCGGACTGGCAAGCACGTGGATGCCGGAACTCGCCGAGCAAATGACCGCGATCATTCGCACGCAGATGCGCGCAGTCGGCGCGCACCAGGGTCTCGCACCCGTGCTCGACATCGCGCGCGACCCGCGTTGGGGACGCGTCGAAGAAACGTTCGGCGAAGACCCGGTGCTCGCGTCGCAAATGGGCATCGCGTACGTGCGCGGTTTGCAAGGTGCGAATTTACGCGAGGGCGTAATGGCGACCGGCAAACATTTTCTCGGACACGGCATTTCCGAAGCCGGGATGAACTGCACGCCGGTGCATATCGGTCCGCGCGAATTGCGCGATGTGATTTTGATGCCGTTCCAAGCCGTCGTGCAACAAGCGCACCTTGCCTCGATGATGAACGCGTACTCGGAACTCGATGGCGTTGTCGTCGCGGCGTCGCGCGCGATCATGACCGATCTCTTGCGCGGCGAGATCGGCTTTGATGGCTTGGTCGTTTCGGACTATCGCGCGATTTCGATGCTGTACAATTATCATCGCGTCGCGACCGACGCGGCGCACGCCGCGCACCTCGCGTTGAATGCCGGCATTGATGTCGAACTGCCGACGATAGATTGTTACGCCTCGCCGTTGTTGCAAGCAGTCCAAGCCGGCGTGATTCCCGAATCCCTGGTTGACATTTCGGTCGAGCGCATCCTGCGAAAAAAATTCGAACTGGGTCTGTTCGAAAATCCGTACGTGGACATTGATCGCGTGCTGTCCGTGTACGACACGCCGGCGCAACGCCAACTCGCGCGGCAGATTGCCGAGCAAAGCATTGTGCTGTTGAAGAACGATGGCAATGTCTTGCCGCTATCCAAGACGTTGAAGAGCATTGCCGTCATCGGACCGAATGCGAATGAGGCGCGCCATTTGTTCGCCGATTATTCGCATCCCGCGCACATCGAAACGTTGTTAGAAAAGCAACCCGAACTCGCGACGCTTCTCAAATGCGATCCGCACTCGAACGGCATCGTCCCAGGATCGGTGCAAACGCAAACGATTCTCGACGCGATTCGCGCGCGCGTATCGCCGGACACGCGCGTGCTCTTTGCGCCGGGCTGCGCGATCAACAACGCCGACCACTCTGGATTTGCCGAAGCGATTCAGGTCGCGCAATCCGCCGACGTCGTCGTCCTCGTCGTCGGCGACAAGTCCGGTTTGGCACTGGGATGCACATGCGGCGAATCGCGCGACAGCGCGGATTTGCTTTTGCCGGGCGTGCAACAAGAACTCGTCGAGAAAATCGCGGCGGTGGGCAAGCCGACCGTCGTCGTGCTCGTCAACGGTCGTCCGCTCGCGATTTCGTGGATCGCGGAAAATATTCCGGCGATTGTCGAAGCGTGGTTGCCGGGCGAAGAGGGCGGCGCGGCAATCGCCGAGGTTTTGTTCGGCGAGGTGAACCCAGGTGGCAAATTGACGATGACGTGGCTCCGCTCTGTCGGTCAAGTTCCCCTCTTTTACAATCACAAACCATCGGGCGGACGCTCCAACTGGCAAACCGATTACGTTTCGCTTTCGGTCACGCCGCTCTTTCCGTTCGGTCACGGTTTGAGCTACACGCAGTTCGAGTACTCGAACTTGCAAATTGATTCGACAGACGCGCGCGCCACGATCAGCGCGCAAATCAAAAACATCGGCGCACGCGCTGGCGACGAGGTCGCGCAGTTGTACATCCGCGATGAGGTCGCTTCGGTGCCGCGCCCGGTGAAGGAACTGAAGGGATTCAAACGCGTCCATCTCGCGCCCGGCGAATCGCGCACAGTTGTATTCGAACTGCCGCTGGACTTGCTCGCGTTCTACGACGAAGCGATGCAACTCGTCGTCGAGCCAGGGACGATCCAGGTGATGCTCGGAAGTTCATCGCAAGACACTCGCTTGAATGGCTCGTTCGAAATTCTGGGAAGCAAACGCATCGTTCCGCAGCGCGTGTTCGCCGGCGCAACCCAAGTTCGCTAA
- a CDS encoding HAD family phosphatase — translation MPIRAIILDVGGVILHERDHTKRFEWEARLGLSQGQLTRLVLDSEPAKHAASGLVAEPEVWRAVGSQLGLSDEQTWELQRDFWSSEQLDTVFVQFLQGLRPPYKVGILSNAWSDARSIHNSKFKFDAWMDGAIYSAEVKLLKPDPRIYELALSQLNLPADACVFVDDKLSNVQVAQTLGMCGVWYRDTPQTIHDIQTCLNGHVAP, via the coding sequence GTGCCGATTCGCGCGATCATTCTTGATGTGGGCGGCGTGATTCTGCATGAGCGCGATCACACCAAGCGATTCGAGTGGGAGGCGCGTCTCGGATTGTCCCAGGGTCAATTGACGCGCCTCGTACTCGATTCCGAACCGGCGAAACACGCCGCGTCGGGTCTAGTCGCCGAACCTGAGGTGTGGCGCGCGGTCGGCAGCCAACTCGGATTGAGCGATGAACAGACCTGGGAATTACAACGCGATTTCTGGTCGAGCGAGCAACTCGATACTGTCTTCGTCCAGTTCCTCCAGGGTTTGCGCCCGCCGTACAAGGTCGGCATTTTGAGCAACGCGTGGTCGGACGCGCGTTCGATCCACAATTCCAAATTCAAGTTCGATGCGTGGATGGATGGCGCAATCTATTCTGCCGAAGTCAAACTGCTCAAGCCCGACCCGCGCATCTACGAACTTGCCTTGTCGCAGCTCAATCTGCCGGCGGATGCGTGCGTGTTCGTAGACGACAAGTTGTCGAACGTGCAGGTCGCGCAGACGCTGGGTATGTGCGGCGTTTGGTATCGCGACACGCCGCAAACGATTCACGACATCCAGACATGTCTGAATGGACACGTCGCACCATGA
- a CDS encoding Gfo/Idh/MocA family oxidoreductase has translation MVQVAIIGTGGISDSHIWGYLEFPEKCEIVALVDIYPEKAVQKAEKYGLKARIYNDHRLLLNDGDFDLASICTPPYVHAEIAINSLNAGKHVLVEKPMATSLQECDQMLNAAQANGKLLSIVAQNRFKTPNWNLKKMVEQNVIGKIVHAQVDSFWWRGQNYYDLWWRGTWGKEGGGCTLNHAVHQIDLFQWIIGMPAELQAVIANVAHDNSEVEDFSTTVLRYANGGIGQITASLLHHGEPQQFVIQGERATIAAPWKVVASKQKENGFPEPDPALATEIQARYDRLPELAYTGHTGQIANVLAALEGKEDLLIDGHAGRRTIELITAIYYSGTHGEKVKLPLTPSNPFYTTEGILAHAPRFHPKTKSVENFADDAIIVGASSDQPSQEKPSADSRDHS, from the coding sequence ATGGTTCAAGTCGCAATCATCGGAACCGGCGGAATTTCGGACAGCCACATTTGGGGCTATCTCGAATTCCCGGAAAAATGCGAAATTGTCGCGCTCGTGGATATTTATCCGGAGAAAGCGGTTCAGAAAGCGGAAAAGTATGGACTGAAAGCCAGGATTTACAACGATCATCGTTTGCTGTTGAACGACGGCGATTTCGACCTGGCTTCGATCTGCACGCCGCCGTACGTTCATGCCGAGATCGCGATCAATTCGCTCAATGCCGGCAAGCACGTGCTCGTCGAAAAACCGATGGCGACCTCGCTGCAAGAATGCGATCAGATGCTGAACGCCGCGCAAGCGAACGGCAAACTGCTTTCGATTGTCGCGCAAAATCGCTTCAAGACTCCGAACTGGAACTTGAAAAAGATGGTCGAGCAGAATGTCATCGGCAAAATCGTTCACGCGCAGGTGGACTCGTTCTGGTGGCGCGGACAAAACTATTACGACCTGTGGTGGCGCGGCACCTGGGGCAAGGAAGGCGGCGGTTGCACGCTGAATCACGCCGTTCATCAGATTGATCTTTTTCAATGGATCATCGGGATGCCCGCCGAATTGCAAGCGGTCATCGCGAACGTCGCGCACGACAATTCCGAGGTCGAAGATTTTTCGACGACCGTGCTCCGATACGCGAACGGTGGCATCGGACAGATCACCGCATCGTTGTTGCATCACGGCGAGCCGCAACAATTCGTGATTCAAGGCGAGCGCGCGACCATCGCCGCGCCCTGGAAAGTCGTCGCGTCCAAACAAAAAGAAAACGGTTTTCCCGAACCCGATCCGGCATTGGCGACAGAAATCCAAGCGCGGTACGACCGATTACCCGAATTGGCTTACACCGGTCACACCGGGCAAATCGCGAACGTGCTCGCGGCGCTGGAAGGCAAAGAGGATTTGCTGATTGATGGTCACGCCGGGCGACGCACGATTGAATTGATCACCGCGATTTATTATTCCGGCACGCACGGCGAAAAAGTAAAATTGCCGCTGACGCCGAGCAATCCGTTCTACACGACCGAAGGCATTCTCGCGCACGCGCCGCGCTTTCACCCAAAGACCAAGAGCGTCGAGAATTTTGCGGACGATGCAATCATCGTCGGCGCATCGAGCGACCAACCATCCCAGGAGAAACCCAGTGCCGATTCGCGCGATCATTCTTGA